A genomic stretch from Lathyrus oleraceus cultivar Zhongwan6 chromosome 2, CAAS_Psat_ZW6_1.0, whole genome shotgun sequence includes:
- the LOC127121143 gene encoding leghemoglobin Lb120-29, with product MYCYYTNNPKKKKTKKSKKKRNMGFTDKQEALVNSSWELFKQNPGYSVLFYNIILKKAPATKGMFSFLKDSAGVVDSPKLQAHAEKVFGMVHDSAVQLRVSGEVVLGDATLGAIHIQKGVVDSHFVVVKEALLETIKEASGEKWSEELSTAWEVAYEGLASAIKKAMS from the exons ATGTATTGTTATTACACTAACAACccaaagaaaaaaaaaacaaagaagaGTAAGAAGAAGAGAAATATGGGTTTCACTGATAAGCAAGAAGCTTTAGTTAATAGCTCATGGGAATTATTTAAACAAAATCCTGGTTATAGTGTTTTGTTCTACAACAT TATATTAAAAAAAGCACCCGCAACAAAAGGAATGTTCTCATTTCTTAAGGATTCGGCAGGAGTAGTGGATAGTCCTAAACTTCAAGCTCATGCTGAAAAGGTTTTTGGAATG GTGCATGACTCAGCTGTTCAACTTCGAGTATCAGGAGAAGTAGTTTTAGGAGATGCAACATTGGGTGCCATTCACATTCAGAAGGGAGTTGTTGATTCTCATTTTGTG GTGGTTAAAGAAGCTTTGCTAGAAACCATAAAAGAAGCATCAGGAGAAAAATGGAGCGAAGAATTGAGTACTGCTTGGGAAGTTGCCTATGAAGGATTAGCATCCGCAATTAAGAAGGCAATGAGTTGA